The following proteins are encoded in a genomic region of Amyelois transitella isolate CPQ chromosome 14, ilAmyTran1.1, whole genome shotgun sequence:
- the LOC106130861 gene encoding gamma-aminobutyric acid type B receptor subunit 2, which produces MDDFPKTSSRIVSILGLFELSIGRTPRADGASELAAARLAVRHVNERGLLPGYKLQLITNDTECDPGVGVDRFFHALYTKRSSRVVMLLGTACSDVTESIAKIVPYWNIVQVSFGSTSPALSDRSEFPLFCRTVAPDSSHNLARIAFIRKFGWDTVTAFSQNEETYSLSVNELVTQLESANITCAASITFAETDFKQQLQQLKQLDTHIIIGSFSQEMIPKIFCEAFRLGMFGAEYAWLVAGAPPRVKGKTPCTKAQLAKALEGLVTVTTYRGVGDVTSYSGLTNEMFYRDMKSAGVPVSRYAPQTYDAVWAIALALSNAENSWRSLETDDTNSTLHKGGWKLGLAHFDYDRKDMADEFLYQLGNLSFYGISGPVSFNGADRIGTSAFYQIQGGRPKLVGLYTHGREISCSECTRAQWGGGVPVARRLLVLRVDSVWAPARLAVATMAAAGVALAFAFLAFNLHYSKRRSIKLSSPRLNNMTLIGCVLVYTAVALLGIDNATLPSFVPFSAMCTVRVYILSAGFSLAFGSMFAKTYRVHRIFISNRSGVCKTKLLQDTPLISLVCALLLIDGLIVTLWAKLDPMERHLKNLTIEVSPNGRSVVYQPQIEICKSQNTIGWMCALYAYKGLLLIVGVYMAWETRHVKISGLNDSKYIGISVYSVVITSISVVVIGITSERATLAYISITSLILITTTSTLCLMFLPKILAIRSKTEEDPVIQSMGLRLECKTRRFVTDETQELRFRIEIQNKVYKKEVAALDKEIGRLEKLLAEPLESPSSSSIALHRRTELNTVEEEGRRSDSSRRTPSVSGGLPMLLLSVLPPVIPRASWPSAEACRPRNSVCFSSQPKLSQRKSQPAIDLYNLCLTRQENHGLLSRIKSFFGSRPSSRKASTMSISDPTGSGIAAALKMHFGMIAGLVPGSRKHSMVVSCNTLNVPNPESRLRRESYAKSGPIICITDDEPSCSNYQPDRRISSGTNKYVAEPETRVNFVLPTIHKRPSSHQNSCEKIKGSPRFPHRIAPSTSSLTTLDTRRKTSTDSVFSISNKVFDEQRRYSHQNVSNQDQKSKTMLESKWKSTENPRPGPSTNY; this is translated from the exons ATGGATG ATTTCCCAAAAACCAGTTCAAGAATTGTATCTATTCTGGGTCTATTCGAGCTGTCTATTGGTCGAACGCCGCGTGCTGACGGCGCTTCGGAGCTTGCAGCGGCGCGGTTAGCGGTGCGACATGTCAACGAGAGGGGACTACTGCCAGGATATAAACTACAGCTCATCACTAACGATACTGAG tGCGACCCAGGCGTGGGCGTGGATCGCTTCTTCCACGCGCTATACACCAAGAGATCTTCTCGGGTGGTGATGCTGCTTGGAACTGCATGCTCGGATGTCACAGAAAGCATCGCCAAGATTGTGCCGTATTGGAATATTGTGCAG GTATCTTTCGGCTCCACATCACCGGCTCTAAGCGATCGTTCAGAATTCCCGCTGTTCTGCCGGACTGTTGCACCGGACTCTTCGCATAATCTGGCTAGGATCGCATTCATCAG GAAATTCGGCTGGGACACCGTCACCGCGTTCTCTCAGAACGAAGAAACGTATTCTCTGTCTGTCAACGAGCTGGTAACCCAACTGGAATCCGCTAACATCACCTGCGCAGCCTCCATCACCTTTGCTGAGACCGACTTCAAACAACAACTTCAACAACTAAAG CAGCTGGACACACACATAATCATCGGCAGTTTCTCCCAGGAAATGATACCGAAGATATTTTGCGAG GCATTCAGACTAGGCATGTTTGGAGCTGAATACGCATGGTTGGTGGCTGGCGCACCCCCGAGGGTCAAAGGGAAGACTCCATGTACCAAAGCTCAGTTAGCTAAAGCTCTTGAAGGGCTTGTCACAGTCACCACGTATAGAGGAGTCGGCGACGTGACGTCTTATTCTGGACTC ACAAACGAAATGTTCTACCGTGATATGAAGAGTGCCGGGGTGCCCGTGTCGCGGTACGCCCCTCAGACCTACGACGCGGTCTGGGCCATAGCTCTGGCTCTAAGCAATGCTGAGAACAGTTGGAGAAGCCTAGAAACTGATGACACCAATAGCACTTTACACAAAGGCGGTTGGAAGCTGGGCCTCGCGCATTTCGATTACGACAGAAAGGACATGGCTGATGAGTTTCTGTATCAATTGGGGAATTTAAGTTTCTACGGAATTTCA GGCCCTGTATCATTCAACGGCGCTGATCGCATTGGGACATCAGcgttttatcaaattcaag GTGGCCGTCCAAAACTAGTGGGCCTTTACACCCACGGTCGAGAGATATCATGTTCGGAATGTACTCGTGCCCAATGGGGAGGCGGAGTACCGGTGGCTAGGAGGCTGCTGGTCTTAAGAGTGGACTCTGTCTGGGCTCCAGCCAGACTGGCCGTGGCAACAATGGCTGCCGCTGGAGTCGCTTTGGCGTTCGCGTTTTTGGCATTCAACTTGCATTATAGCAAAAGACG GTCCATAAAGCTGTCATCGCCTCGTCTAAACAACATGACGCTGATTGGTTGTGTGCTGGTCTACACTGCTGTCGCCCTGCTTGGTATCGACAACGCTACTCTACCGTCTTTCGTTCCTTTTTCGGCTATGTGCACA GTGAGAGTATATATCCTGTCAGCTGGCTTCTCATTGGCTTTTGGATCTATGTTTGCCAAGACATACAGGGTGCACCGGATATTTATTAG TAACCGAAGCGGCGTCTGCAAGACCAAGCTTCTCCAGGATACGCCCCTAATATCGCTGGTATGTGCGCTGCTTCTCATCGATGGCCTCATCGTGACTCTATGGGCGAAGTTGGATCCTATGGAGAGGCACCTTAAGAACCTCACCATTGAGGTCAGCCCCAATGGACGAAGTGTAGTTTATCAACCCCAG ATTGAAATCTGCAAATCCCAAAACACAATCGGCTGGATGTGTGCATTGTATGCTTACAAGGGCCTTCTCCTCATTGTAGGGGTCTACATGGCCTGGGAGACACGACACGTCAAAATTTCTGGCCTTAATGACTCGAAATACATTGGAATCAGCGTCTATTCTGTCGTCATTACCAGCATTAGTGTAGTGGTGATCGGAATAACATCAGAAAGAGCTACCTTGGCCTATATTTCAATAACTAGTTTGATACTTATAACGACAACGTCTACTTTGTGCTTGATGTTCTTGCCAAAGATTCTAGCTATAAGAagcaaaa CTGAAGAAGATCCTGTTATACAAAGCATGGGATTAAGACTAGAATGTAAAACTAGGAGATTTGTGACTGACGAGACACAGGAATTGCGCTTCAGGATAGAGATTCAGAACAAGGTTTACAAGAAGGAAGTGGCAGCCCTGGACAAAGAAATAGGCAGATTAGAAAAGCTCCTAGCAGAACCCCTCGAATCACCTAGCAGCTCTTCTATCGCATTGCACAGACGA ACGGAATTAAACACGGTTGAAGAAGAAGGAAGAAGATCTGATTCGTCGCGAAGAACGCCCAGTGTGAGCGGCGGCTTACCAATGCTACTATTATCCGTATTGCCGCCCGTCATTCCGAGAGCAAGCTGGCCCTCGGCAGAAGCTTGCAGACCTCGGAATTCTGTCTGCTTTAGCTCCCAGCCAAAACTATCCCAACGAAAATCACAACCCGCTATTGATCTCTATAACCTATGCTTAACTAGACAAGAAAACCACGGCCTACTTAGCAGAATTAAAAGCTTCTTCGGCAGCAGACCCTCAAGTAGAAAAGCGTCTACTATGTCCATATCAGACCCAACAGGCTCTGGCATCGCGGCTGCTTTAAAAATGCATTTCGGCATGATTGCTGGGCTTGTACCAGGTAGCAGAAAACACTCGATGGTTGTCTCATGTAATACTCTTAATGTACCTAATCCGGAGTCGAGGTTACGTCGGGAATCATATGCAAAGAGTGGACCTATTATATGCATAACAGATGACGAGCCATCTTGCTCGAACTATCAACCAGATAGACGTATCTCCTCTggcacaaataaatatgtcgCTGAACCAGAAACAAgagtaaattttgtattgccAACCATTCACAAAAGGCCTTCATCTCATCAAAATTCTTGTGAGAAAATAAAGGGATCTCCTCGATTTCCCCACAGGATAGCTCCGTCTACATCCAGTTTAACTACTTTAGATACTAGACGTAAAACAAGTACTGATAGCGTTTTTAGTATATCTAATAAAGTTTTCGATGAACAAAGAAGGTATAGTCATCAAAATGTAAGTAACCAAGATCAGAAAAGTAAAACTATGCTGGAAAGTAAATGGAAAAGTACTGAAAATCCACGGCCTGGACCTTCCACAAATTATTGA
- the LOC106130867 gene encoding uncharacterized protein LOC106130867 codes for MGIHCQINLFKPPDGAFSTGSTVSGVIKYGVDEVTVFDKIVVSLKGQGVLIVHDEHRRRDKRHETFRHTETYVDIDNITNNEKKSSHEIGMYETRFDFKLPDNIPSSLHYYGRNTRYRIKCNIIYYIRIKFERPGFLQFAKRFKKELTVVSAIKPTLLTEPVIYGEQKKLFQLFSKRNNVVKIKATIRNSVISPGGQIDLEYEVSNDTNLTINGVETKLVEIYTFKTYGGREIKMINDIDSTDSKTGSIKSDEKQNFDLLMNVPSDKTSLGFSNIVARNYFVRITTELPFPHINAVLEIPVEISDVIQENHDPLQGTEIGQGPPDYNDPPPSYWVVMGEESKDDEFESEKEIEKL; via the coding sequence ATGGGCATACactgtcaaataaatttgttcAAGCCACCAGATGGCGCGTTCTCAACGGGAAGCACAGTGTCTGGTGTGATAAAATACGGTGTCGATGAAGTAACTGTTTTTGACAAGATTGTAGTCTCGTTAAAAGGGCAAGGCGTTTTGATAGTTCACGATGAACACAGAAGAAGAGACAAACGTCATGAAACTTTCAGGCATACTGAAACTTATGTCGATATTGACAACATTACTAACAATGAAAAGAAATCATCCCACGAAATTGGTATGTACGAAACAagatttgattttaaacttcCCGATAATATACCATCATCCTTGCATTACTATGGAAGAAATACGAGGTACAGAATAAagtgtaatataatatactacaTTAGGATTAAATTTGAAAGACCTGGGTTTTTACAATTTGCCAAAAgattcaaaaaagaattaacTGTGGTGTCAGCAATCAAGCCTACGTTATTGACCGAACCCGTGATATATGGAGAACAAAAGAaactatttcaattattttcaaaaagaaataacgtCGTAAAAATCAAAGCTACTATTAGAAATTCAGTAATATCGCCTGGTGGTCAAATTGACCTCGAATACGAAGTGTCAAATGATACGAATCTGACAATAAATGGAGTAGAAACAAAATTAGTTgaaatatatacttttaaaacCTACGGTGGGAGAGAAATTAAAATGATCAATGATATTGATAGCACAGATTCAAAAACAGGTTCTATTAAAAGTGATGAGAAGCAAAACTTTGACCTCCTCATGAATGTGCCTTCTGACAAAACTTCATTGGGATTCTCTAATATTGTAGCCAGAAATTATTTCGTTCGAATTACAACAGAATTACCGTTTCCTCATATTAATGCTGTACTTGAAATACCCGTGGAAATTAGTGATGTTATTCAAGAAAATCATGATCCTCTTCAAGGTACTGAGATTGGACAAGGACCTCCTGATTACAATGATCCCCCTCCATCTTACTGGGTAGTGATGGGTGAAGAATCGAAAGATGACGAATTTGAAAGTGAAAAGGAAATTGAAAagttatag